The following are encoded together in the Tatumella ptyseos genome:
- a CDS encoding arsenate reductase/protein-tyrosine-phosphatase family protein: protein MFNSILVVCTGNICRSPTGERLLRQLLPTKKVDSAGTGALKGHAADATACLVAEKHNLSLADHQGQQFTRQLAQQYDLILVMEKHHQEEVSSIAPEARGKTMLFAHWLNGKAIPDPYRQSQEAFEHVYQLIEQAAQAWAKKLGTK, encoded by the coding sequence ATGTTTAATTCAATTCTTGTGGTCTGTACCGGTAATATTTGTCGCTCGCCCACCGGTGAGCGACTGTTAAGGCAATTACTTCCCACTAAAAAAGTTGACTCGGCAGGAACGGGAGCGCTGAAAGGTCACGCCGCCGACGCTACCGCATGCTTGGTGGCAGAGAAACATAACCTCTCCTTGGCTGACCACCAAGGCCAGCAATTTACCCGTCAGCTGGCACAGCAATATGACCTAATTCTGGTAATGGAAAAGCACCATCAGGAAGAGGTCTCCTCAATTGCGCCGGAAGCGCGGGGTAAAACGATGTTATTTGCCCATTGGCTAAATGGGAAGGCGATTCCCGATCCCTATAGGCAGAGTCAAGAAGCCTTTGAGCATGTTTATCAATTAATCG